A genome region from Perca fluviatilis chromosome 20, GENO_Pfluv_1.0, whole genome shotgun sequence includes the following:
- the pax9 gene encoding paired box protein Pax-9 → MEPAFGEVNQLGGVFVNGRPLPNAIRLRIVELAQLGIRPCDISRQLRVSHGCVSKILARYNETGSILPGAIGGSKPRVTTPTVVKHIRTYKQRDPGIFAWEIRDRLLADGVCDKFNLPSVSSISRILRNKIGNLSQQSQYESGKQAPHPPPQPTIPYNHLYSYPTSKVPTPPGMPTLPGHMAMHRIWPSSHSVTDILGIRSITEQQISDSPSFSSAKLEEWSAINRTNFPPAISPLVNGVDKPHLEPEAKYTQTPNGLPTVNSYVTAPNIPPYHPHTTQVSPYMGYSATTSAYVTGPTWQPASGSALSPHNCDITTPLAFKSMTANRDAIHPVTASAL, encoded by the exons ATGG AGCCAGCCTTCGGCGAGGTGAACCAACTCGGCGGTGTTTTCGTGAACGGCAGGCCGCTCCCCAACGCGATCCGGCTCAGGATAGTGGAGCTGGCCCAGCTCGGTATTCGACCGTGTGACATCAGCAGGCAGCTGCGCGTCTCCCACGGATGCGTCAGCAAGATCCTGGCCCGCTACAACGAGACCGGCTCCATCCTCCCGGGGGCCATCGGAGGCAGCAAGCCGCGGGTCACCACACCCACCGTGGTCAAGCACATACGGACATACAAGCAGAGAGACCCGGGGATTTTTGCCTGGGAGATCCGGGACAGGCTACTCGCCGATGGGGTTTGCGACAAGTTCAATCTGCCCTCAGTCAGCTCCATCAGTCGGATCCTCCGCAACAAGATCGGGAATCTGTCCCAGCAGAGCCAGTATGAGTCGGGCAAGCAGGCGCCTCACCCACCGCCACAACCAACGATACCCTACAACCACTTATACTCATACCCGACATCCAAAGTGCCCACTCCCCCTGGCATGCCCACCCTTCCCGGACACATGGCCATGCACAGGATATGGCCTTCCTCGCACTCTGTGACAGATATTCTGGGGATACGGTCTATTACAGAGCAACAAA TTAGTGACAGTCCATCCTTTTCCAGCGCCAAACTAGAAGAATGGAGCGCTATAAACAGGACTAATTTCCCACCAGCAATCTCTCCACTAGTCAATGGCGTGGATAAACCGCATTTAGAACCTGAAGCAAAATACacacag ACGCCGAATGGATTGCCCACAGTGAACAGCTATGTCACAGCACCCAACATCCCTCCCTACCACCCTCACACCACCCAAGTGTCACCCTACATGGGGTACAGCGCCACCACGTCGGCCTATGTGACCGGTCCCACATGGCAGCCGGCCAGTGGCAGTGCTCTATCTCCCCACAACTGTGACATCACCACCCCTCTGGCCTTCAAGAGCATGACAGCCAACCGTGATGCCATCCACCCAGTCACTGCCTCGGCGCTGTGA